The following coding sequences are from one Mugil cephalus isolate CIBA_MC_2020 chromosome 9, CIBA_Mcephalus_1.1, whole genome shotgun sequence window:
- the nop53 gene encoding ribosome biogenesis protein NOP53 — MAAARRLKRVAASQPGFLSLKHSSDPSSLVSSRRKRVNKNKKKNWGKHSDINDVEEFLEDVRLQERTTGGLLSEKSDDSLFFLDVGKPEKPEQKAPEPEPVTGKKRKGKSQRPLRIDLILQHDSQVPPPKDVLSYQQPNAKKLRRIAQKAEQLAGKGVVPRRQKQLLNRRPVDRTVKKAVTEANNNPNRDYYDIWGQQSKESADPWYLQQTGKKRIKRPEKLNEKPSVLPAVEVIAPGGSYNPDFFSHQALLQEAHEIEVKKKKEEDKIERQLAVKKEDKATEEVILREQVEGLVEEENEEEEEEAAAAAPGEDEEDAAVGAISQAEKKTERQRKKERADKLKVQRRLAQKKQIDGQQQLFQLRSIKASIKQQEQNTETKRVQRKANQEAEKAQPRRLGKLKFQPQDLEVQLSDELAGSLRRLKPEGSVLKDRFKSLQKRNLIEPRERAKFKRRLKLKYVEKRAFKEIT, encoded by the exons ATGGCGGCTGCCAGGAGGTTGAAACGCGTGGCGGCTTCGCAGCCAGGCTTTTTAAGTTTAAAGCACTCTTCAGACCCGTCGAGTTTGGTCAGCAGTCGGAGAAAACGcgtcaacaaaaacaagaaaaagaactgGGGCAAACACAGCGACATAAACGATGTAGAGGAGTTTTTAGAAGACGTCAGGCTTCAAGAGAGGACCACCGG cgGTCTGCTGTCTGAGAAGTCTGATGacagtttgttctttttggATGTTGGGAAACCAGAGAAACCTGAACAGAAAG caccagagccagagccagtcacagggaagaagaggaaaggaaagtCACAGCGTCCCCTGAGGATAGACCTGATCCTCCAGCACGACTCCCAAGTACCACCACCTAAAGA TGTGCTGTCCTACCAGCAACCAAATGCCAAGAAACTCCGGCGCATTGCCCAGAAGGCAGAGCAGCTGGCAGGCAAAGGTGTTGTGCCACGGAGGCAGAAACAGCTGCTGAACAGACGGCCTGTGGACAGGACGGTCAAGAAGGCAGTGACAGAGGCTAACAACAACCCAAACAGAGACTACTATGACATATGGGGACAACAGT CCAAAGAATCAGCTGATCCTTGGTATCTTCAACAGACGGGCAAGAAGCGCATTAAG CGTCCAGAGAAGTTGAACGAGAAGCCGTCCGTGCTCCCGGCTGTGGAGGTGATCGCTCCTGGAGGATCATACAACCCAGACTTCTTCTCTCACCAG GCATTGCTTCAGGAGGCCCACGAAATAgaggtcaagaaaaaaaaggaagaggacaAAATCGAGAGACAGCTGGCTGTCAAGAAAGAAGACAAAGCTACAGAG GAGGTGATTCTTCGTGAGCAGGTGGAAGGTTtggtagaggaggagaatgaagaagaggaggaggaagcagcagcagcagctcccggtgaggacgaggaggacgcaGCAGTGGGAGCCATCTCACAGGCAGAGAAGaagactgagagacagaggaagaaggagagggcAGACAAACTTAAG GTGCAGCGACGACTCGCTCAGAAAAAGCAAATTGACGgtcagcagcagctcttccaGCTTCGCTCCATAAAGGCTTCAATCAAACAGCAGGAGCAGAACACAGAGACCAAACGGGTCCAACGCAAGGCCAACCAGGAGGCCGAGAAAGCTCAGCCCAGACGCCTCGGCAAACTCAA GTTCCAGCCTCAGGACCTGGAGGTTCAGCTGAGTGACGAACTGGCTGGCTCCCTGCGACGGCTCAAG CCAGAGGGCAGCGTCCTCAAAGACCGCTTCAAGAGTCTGCAGAAGAGGAACCTCATCGAACCCAGAGAAAGAGCCAA gttcaaGAGGAGACTCAAGCTGAAGTATGTGGAGAAGAGAGCCTTTAAGGAGATCACTTAG
- the LOC125013866 gene encoding histone H3-like centromeric protein CSE4: MARTKQTARKSTGGKAPRKQLATKAARKSAPSTGGVKKPHRYRPGTVALREIRRYQKSTELLIRKLPFQRLVREIAQDFKTDLRFQSAAIGALQEASEAYLVGLFEDTNLCAIHAKRVTIMPKDIQLARRIRGERASVVAMARTKQTARKSTGGKAPRKQLATKAARKSAPSTGGVKKPHRYRPGTVALREIRRYQKSTELLIRKLPFQRLVREIAQDFKTDLRFQSAAIGALQEASEAYLVGLFEDTNLCAIHAKRVTIMPKDIQLARRIRGERA, translated from the exons ATGGCCCGTACCAAGCAGACTGCCCGTAAGTCCACTGGAGGCAAAGCCCCACGTAAGCAGCTGGCCACAAAGGCTGCTCGTAAGAGTGCCCCTTCCACTGGTGGTGTCAAGAAGCCCCATCGCTACAG GCCCGGTACTGTGGCTCTGCGTGAGATCCGTCGTTACCAGAAGTCCACTGAGCTGCTGATCCGCAAGCTGCCCTTCCAGCGTCTGGTGAGAGAAATCGCCCAGGACTTCAAGACCGACCTCCGTTTCCAGAGTGCAGCCATCGGAGCTCTGCAG GAGGCCAGCGAAGCCTACCTGGTGGGTCTGTTTGAGGACACCAACCTGTGCGCCATCCACGCCAAGCGTGTCACCATCATGCCCAAAGACATCCAGCTGGCACGTCGTATCCGTGGAGAGCGCgct TCAGTAGTAGCCATGGCCCGTACCAAGCAGACTGCCCGTAAGTCCACTGGAGGCAAAGCCCCACGTAAGCAGCTGGCCACAAAGGCTGCTCGTAAGAGTGCCCCTTCCACTGGTGGTGTCAAGAAGCCCCATCGCTACAG GCCCGGTACTGTGGCTCTGCGTGAGATCCGTCGTTACCAGAAGTCCACTGAGCTGCTGATCCGCAAGCTGCCCTTCCAGCGTCTGGTGAGAGAAATCGCCCAGGACTTCAAGACCGACCTCCGTTTCCAGAGTGCAGCCATCGGAGCTCTGCAG GAGGCCAGCGAAGCCTACCTGGTGGGTCTGTTTGAGGACACCAACCTGTGCGCCATCCACGCCAAGCGTGTCACCATCATGCCCAAAGACATCCAGCTGGCACGTCGTATCCGTGGAGAGCGCGCTTAA